From Streptomyces sp. TLI_053, a single genomic window includes:
- a CDS encoding hotdog fold thioesterase, translated as MLDHFAKLGVDPATFSGGRLGDKLGIRIVEASGDRVVGTMPVDGNQQPYGLLHGGASAALAETLGSVGAMLHAGPGRYAVGVDLNATHHRSATSGLVTGVATAVFKGRTAATYEIAITDDTGKRVTSCRLTCMLRDL; from the coding sequence ATGCTGGACCACTTCGCCAAGCTCGGCGTGGACCCGGCCACCTTCTCCGGCGGCCGGCTGGGCGACAAGCTGGGCATCAGGATCGTCGAGGCCTCGGGCGACCGGGTGGTCGGCACCATGCCGGTGGACGGCAACCAGCAGCCGTACGGGCTGCTGCACGGCGGCGCCTCGGCGGCGCTGGCGGAGACGCTCGGCTCGGTCGGGGCGATGCTGCACGCCGGGCCGGGCCGGTACGCGGTGGGCGTGGACCTGAACGCGACCCACCACCGCTCGGCGACCTCCGGCCTGGTCACCGGCGTGGCGACCGCGGTGTTCAAGGGCCGCACCGCCGCCACCTACGAGATCGCGATCACCGACGACACCGGCAAGCGGGTCACCAGCTGCCGCCTCACCTGCATGCTGCGCGACCTCTGA
- a CDS encoding branched-chain amino acid ABC transporter permease, which yields MTTSSTETTPVIALPGRTAALLTGLGATATAASALMAWTWTSDYPGDLTYYGSPAGLQWLALTAGLATLVLLLATQGVPGLRWAAPRRSNNAVVLAAAGAVAVGWFSVISISTDLGGLANLEPGGWVLAAGSLLALAGSLGLPLDRRTAVPLRILDRRLFLLVPIAPLVWVATHAIPEDKPVAPVLTALAGGLAIATGAVLLLQLGHAANSWLRLGTVHRPLPAPRELPSWVEVALIVVAFAIALFAITFGIDTEYGELFTGYLLLAASVVAAFGRSGLLPRLRALTVKYQTVTTGAAFAAAASFPFTQTSDQYTSVATNILIFATVALGLNIVVGLAGLLDLGYVAFLGVGAYSAALVSGSPASPIHVQFPFWGAMLTGAVVSMVFGVVIGAPTLRLRGDYLAIVTLGFGEIFRITMLNLNGTTGPKITNGSNGIPRIPDLEILGWNLGKPTTIFGIELGRFSNYYLLMLAVTALVVLVFARVGNSRIGRAWVAIREDETAAEAMGINGFRLKLLAFALGACLAGLAGTVQAHVSYTVTPDQYTFAEALPPNSAFLLAAVILGGMGTISGPLAGATLLFLIPKKLEFLADYQLLAFGIALIVLMRVRPEGLIPNRRRQLEFHEADADIPAQATGDTVALSKAGA from the coding sequence ATGACCACCAGCAGCACCGAGACCACCCCGGTCATCGCCCTCCCCGGCCGCACCGCCGCCCTCCTCACCGGCCTCGGCGCCACCGCCACCGCCGCCTCCGCCCTGATGGCCTGGACCTGGACCTCCGACTACCCCGGCGACCTCACCTACTACGGCTCCCCCGCCGGCCTCCAGTGGCTCGCCCTCACCGCCGGACTCGCCACCCTCGTCCTCCTCCTCGCCACCCAGGGCGTCCCCGGCCTGCGCTGGGCCGCCCCCCGCCGCAGCAACAACGCCGTCGTCCTCGCCGCCGCCGGCGCCGTCGCCGTCGGCTGGTTCTCGGTGATCTCCATCTCCACCGACCTCGGCGGCCTCGCCAACCTCGAACCCGGCGGCTGGGTCCTCGCCGCCGGCTCCCTGCTCGCCCTCGCCGGCTCCCTCGGCCTGCCGCTCGACCGGCGCACCGCCGTCCCGCTGCGGATCCTCGACCGGCGACTGTTCCTCCTCGTCCCGATCGCCCCCCTCGTCTGGGTCGCCACCCACGCGATCCCCGAGGACAAGCCGGTCGCCCCCGTACTCACCGCCCTCGCCGGCGGCCTCGCCATCGCCACCGGCGCCGTCCTCCTGCTCCAGCTCGGCCACGCCGCCAACAGCTGGCTGCGGCTCGGCACCGTCCACCGGCCGCTGCCCGCCCCGCGCGAACTGCCGTCCTGGGTCGAGGTCGCCCTCATCGTGGTCGCCTTCGCCATCGCCCTGTTCGCCATCACCTTCGGCATCGACACCGAGTACGGCGAACTCTTCACCGGCTACCTGCTGCTCGCCGCCTCCGTCGTCGCCGCGTTCGGCCGCTCCGGCCTGCTGCCCCGGCTGCGCGCCCTCACCGTCAAGTACCAGACCGTCACCACCGGCGCCGCCTTCGCCGCCGCCGCCAGCTTCCCCTTCACCCAGACCAGCGACCAGTACACCTCCGTCGCCACCAACATCCTGATCTTCGCCACCGTCGCCCTCGGCCTGAACATCGTCGTCGGCCTGGCCGGCCTGCTCGACCTCGGCTACGTCGCCTTCCTCGGCGTCGGCGCCTACAGCGCCGCCCTCGTCTCCGGCTCCCCCGCCTCGCCGATCCACGTCCAGTTCCCCTTCTGGGGCGCCATGCTCACCGGCGCCGTCGTCTCCATGGTCTTCGGCGTCGTCATCGGCGCCCCGACCCTGCGACTGCGCGGCGACTACCTCGCCATCGTCACCCTCGGCTTCGGCGAGATCTTCCGCATCACCATGCTCAACCTCAACGGCACCACCGGCCCGAAGATCACCAACGGCTCCAACGGCATCCCCCGGATCCCCGACCTCGAAATCCTCGGCTGGAACCTCGGCAAGCCCACCACGATCTTCGGCATCGAACTCGGCCGGTTCTCCAACTACTACCTGCTGATGCTCGCCGTCACCGCCCTCGTCGTCCTCGTCTTCGCCCGCGTCGGCAACTCCCGCATCGGCCGCGCCTGGGTCGCCATCCGCGAGGACGAGACCGCCGCCGAAGCCATGGGCATCAACGGCTTCCGCCTCAAGCTCCTCGCCTTCGCCCTCGGCGCCTGCCTCGCCGGCCTCGCCGGCACCGTCCAGGCCCACGTCAGCTACACCGTCACCCCCGACCAGTACACCTTCGCCGAAGCCCTCCCCCCCAACTCCGCCTTCCTGCTCGCCGCCGTCATCCTCGGCGGCATGGGCACCATCAGCGGACCCCTCGCCGGCGCCACCCTGCTCTTCCTCATCCCGAAGAAGCTCGAATTCCTCGCCGACTACCAACTGCTCGCCTTCGGCATCGCCCTCATCGTCCTCATGCGGGTCCGCCCCGAAGGCCTCATCCCCAACCGGCGCCGCCAACTCGAATTCCACGAGGCCGACGCCGACATCCCGGCACAGGCCACCGGCGACACCGTCGCCCTCTCCAAGGCAGGGGCGTGA
- a CDS encoding branched-chain amino acid ABC transporter permease: MHDLPQQLANGLILGALYGLVAIGYTMVYGIVQLINFAHGEIVMVGGFGALTAYLALPGGTTLWLALPLMLIAGILVSTLTAVAAERFAYRPLRSAPRLAPLITAIGLSIALQQLVFAFYPDAKKARVFPKIPGDPFEIGSVAIQRSDIFLLVAAPLCMLALGWFVTRTRSGRAMQATSQDPDTAKLMGIDTDRIIVMAFAIGAAFAAVAAVAYGLRSGQVDFRMGFLLGLKAFTAAVLGGIGNIYGAMLGGITLGLAEALATGYIQHLPGMHLFGGGAWKDVWAFVLLIVVLLVRPQGLLGARVSDRV; this comes from the coding sequence GTGCACGACCTACCGCAGCAGCTGGCCAACGGCCTGATCCTCGGCGCCCTCTACGGCCTCGTCGCGATCGGCTACACGATGGTCTACGGCATCGTCCAGCTCATCAACTTCGCCCACGGCGAGATCGTCATGGTCGGCGGCTTCGGCGCCCTGACCGCCTACCTCGCCCTCCCCGGCGGCACCACCCTGTGGCTGGCCCTACCGCTGATGCTGATCGCCGGCATCCTGGTCTCCACCCTCACCGCCGTCGCCGCCGAGCGCTTCGCCTACCGGCCACTGCGCTCCGCCCCCCGGCTCGCCCCCCTCATCACCGCGATCGGCCTGTCCATCGCCCTGCAGCAGCTCGTCTTCGCCTTCTACCCCGACGCCAAGAAGGCCCGGGTCTTCCCGAAGATCCCCGGCGACCCCTTCGAGATCGGCTCCGTCGCCATCCAGCGCAGCGACATCTTCCTCCTCGTCGCCGCCCCGCTCTGCATGCTCGCCCTCGGCTGGTTCGTCACCCGCACCCGCTCCGGCCGCGCCATGCAGGCCACCAGCCAGGACCCCGACACCGCCAAGCTGATGGGCATCGACACCGACCGGATCATCGTCATGGCCTTCGCCATCGGCGCCGCCTTCGCCGCCGTCGCCGCCGTCGCCTACGGCCTGCGCAGCGGCCAGGTCGACTTCCGGATGGGCTTCCTGCTCGGCCTCAAGGCCTTCACCGCCGCCGTCCTCGGCGGCATCGGCAACATCTACGGCGCCATGCTCGGCGGCATCACCCTCGGCCTCGCCGAAGCCCTCGCCACCGGCTACATCCAGCACCTGCCCGGCATGCACCTCTTCGGAGGCGGCGCCTGGAAGGACGTCTGGGCCTTCGTACTCCTCATCGTCGTCCTGCTCGTCCGGCCCCAGGGGCTGCTCGGCGCGCGCGTCTCGGACAGGGTGTGA
- a CDS encoding branched-chain amino acid ABC transporter substrate-binding protein, which produces MRHRSAVVVSIAVIGALSLTACGSRDDKKSGDSGQAGGSTTVTIGVDAPLTGDLSALGLGIRNSVELAVKQANEKNEVPGVKFQIKGLDDTGKPAPGQQNATQLVGDKDVIGVVGPLNSSVAQSMQQIFNDANLVQISPANTGVALSQGEKWASGVKARPFKSYFRTATTDAVQGPFAADFLIKDAKKTKVFLIDDQKTYGAGLAATFKGQFTKNGGQIVGEEHVNPDDRDFAAVVTKVKSSGAEAVYYGGEYPAAGPLSLQLKDAGVSIPLMGGDGIQSGDFIKLNPKGQGDYATAVGLPVEQLPTAAKFIADYKAAGYKDAYETYGGYSYDSAWAIIQGVKAVVTANNGKLPDSPRAKVVEAVQKVSFEGVTGKVSFDEYGDTTNKQLTVYTVKDGKWAVEKSGTFSG; this is translated from the coding sequence GTGCGTCATCGTTCAGCAGTTGTCGTGAGCATTGCCGTCATCGGCGCCCTCAGCCTCACCGCGTGCGGCTCCCGCGACGACAAGAAGTCCGGGGACAGCGGCCAGGCCGGCGGCTCCACCACCGTCACCATCGGCGTCGACGCCCCCCTCACCGGCGACCTCTCCGCCCTCGGCCTCGGCATCCGCAACTCCGTCGAACTCGCGGTCAAGCAGGCCAACGAGAAGAACGAGGTCCCCGGCGTCAAGTTCCAGATCAAGGGCCTCGACGACACCGGCAAGCCCGCCCCCGGCCAGCAGAACGCCACCCAGCTGGTCGGCGACAAGGACGTCATCGGCGTCGTCGGCCCGCTGAACTCCAGCGTCGCCCAGTCGATGCAGCAGATCTTCAACGACGCCAACCTCGTCCAGATCTCCCCCGCCAACACCGGCGTCGCCCTCAGCCAGGGCGAGAAGTGGGCCAGCGGCGTCAAGGCCCGCCCCTTCAAGAGCTACTTCCGCACCGCCACCACCGACGCCGTCCAGGGCCCCTTCGCCGCCGACTTCCTGATCAAGGACGCGAAGAAGACCAAGGTCTTCCTCATCGACGACCAGAAGACCTACGGCGCCGGCCTCGCCGCCACCTTCAAGGGCCAGTTCACCAAGAACGGCGGCCAGATCGTCGGCGAGGAGCACGTCAACCCCGACGACCGCGACTTCGCCGCCGTCGTCACCAAGGTCAAGTCCTCCGGCGCCGAAGCCGTCTACTACGGCGGCGAGTACCCCGCCGCCGGCCCCCTCTCGCTCCAGCTCAAGGACGCCGGCGTCAGCATCCCGCTGATGGGCGGCGACGGCATCCAGAGCGGCGACTTCATCAAGCTCAACCCCAAGGGCCAGGGCGACTACGCCACCGCCGTCGGCCTGCCCGTCGAGCAGCTGCCGACCGCCGCCAAGTTCATCGCCGACTACAAGGCCGCCGGCTACAAGGACGCCTACGAGACCTACGGCGGCTACTCCTACGACAGCGCCTGGGCCATCATCCAGGGCGTCAAGGCCGTCGTCACCGCCAACAACGGCAAGCTGCCCGACAGCCCCCGCGCCAAGGTCGTCGAAGCCGTCCAGAAGGTCTCCTTCGAAGGCGTGACCGGCAAGGTCTCCTTCGACGAGTACGGCGACACCACCAACAAGCAGCTCACCGTCTACACCGTCAAGGACGGCAAGTGGGCCGTGGAGAAGTCCGGCACGTTCAGCGGCTGA
- the polA gene encoding DNA polymerase I, with amino-acid sequence MLLDGHSMAYRAFYALPVENFNTSTGQPTNAVYGFASMLANTVRDEAPTHLAVAFDLSRQTFRSVEFPDYKANRAKTPDEFRSQIGLIGELLDAMHVPRLTAEGFEADDIIATLATAAEAAGYDVDIVTGDRDSLQLVTEHVTVLYPTKGVSELTRYTPEKVAEKYGVTPRQYPDLAALRGDPSDNLPGIPGVGEKTAAKWVNQFGSFDELVARADEVKGKIGEKLREHLDSVKRNRVLTELVRDVELPLGVADLARAPFDSQAVTALMETLEFRNANFRDRVHGIDPAAVEPEAAELAPGVEVDGELLTDPGTLAAWLREHAADKTPVALAAVYRWALGSGEVTEVALAAGETAAWFDPALLAEEDERAFAGWLADPAAPKALHIAKQVMRAFAERGWTIEGVVADTALAAYLEKPGRRTFTLEVLAEEYLARSLTPAPAAESGQLAFDAPEEDPTAGAQALMLQARAVLDLASLFDTRLAEVGATGLLRDMELPIAALLARMERTGIAADRDWLTGLEAQFAAEIQRVVEEAHAAAGHEFNLGSPKQLQEILFGELALPKTKKIKTGYTTDADALTWLATQTDNELPVILLRHRDQAKLRTTVEGLLKTVSPAGRIHTTFNQMVAATGRLSSQDPNLQNIPVRTEEGRMIRRAFVVGEGYESLLTADYSQIELRIMAHLSEDEALIEAFATGEDLHTTVASQVFEVPGGSVDAEMRRKIKAMSYGLAYGLSAYGLSQQLGIKPAEAQGLMDTYFERFGGVRDYLHRVVEEARATGYTETLLGRRRYLPDLNSDNRQRREMAERMALNAPIQGSAADIVKIAMLRVDEALRTAGLASRMLLQVHDEIVLELAPGEREPVEALVREQMAGAYPLRAPLDVSVGVGVNWEVAAH; translated from the coding sequence ATGCTGCTCGACGGGCACTCCATGGCCTACCGGGCGTTCTACGCGCTGCCCGTGGAGAACTTCAACACCTCCACCGGCCAGCCGACCAACGCGGTGTACGGCTTCGCCTCGATGCTCGCCAACACCGTCCGGGACGAGGCGCCCACCCACCTCGCGGTCGCCTTCGACCTCTCCCGCCAGACCTTCCGCTCGGTCGAGTTCCCCGACTACAAGGCCAACCGGGCCAAGACCCCGGACGAGTTCCGCAGCCAGATCGGGCTGATCGGCGAGCTGCTCGACGCGATGCACGTGCCGCGGCTGACCGCCGAGGGCTTCGAGGCGGACGACATCATCGCCACCCTGGCCACCGCCGCCGAGGCGGCCGGCTACGACGTCGACATCGTCACCGGCGACCGCGACTCGCTCCAACTGGTCACCGAGCACGTCACCGTGCTCTACCCGACCAAGGGCGTCTCCGAACTGACCCGCTACACCCCGGAGAAGGTCGCCGAGAAGTACGGCGTCACCCCCCGCCAGTACCCGGACCTCGCCGCCCTGCGCGGCGACCCGTCCGACAACCTGCCCGGCATCCCCGGCGTCGGCGAGAAGACCGCCGCCAAGTGGGTCAACCAGTTCGGCTCCTTCGACGAACTCGTCGCCCGGGCCGACGAGGTCAAGGGCAAGATCGGCGAGAAGCTGCGCGAGCACCTCGACTCGGTCAAGCGCAACCGCGTCCTGACCGAGCTGGTCCGGGACGTCGAACTCCCGCTCGGCGTGGCCGACCTGGCCCGCGCGCCGTTCGACAGCCAGGCCGTCACCGCGCTCATGGAGACGCTGGAGTTCCGCAACGCCAACTTCCGCGACCGCGTGCACGGCATCGACCCGGCCGCCGTCGAGCCCGAGGCCGCCGAACTCGCCCCCGGCGTCGAGGTCGACGGCGAACTCCTCACCGACCCCGGCACCCTCGCCGCCTGGCTGCGCGAGCACGCCGCCGACAAGACCCCGGTCGCGCTGGCCGCCGTCTACCGGTGGGCGCTCGGCAGCGGCGAGGTCACCGAGGTCGCGCTCGCCGCCGGGGAGACGGCGGCCTGGTTCGACCCGGCGCTGCTCGCCGAGGAGGACGAGCGGGCCTTCGCCGGCTGGCTCGCCGACCCCGCCGCCCCCAAGGCCCTGCACATCGCCAAGCAGGTCATGCGGGCCTTCGCCGAGCGCGGCTGGACCATCGAGGGAGTCGTCGCCGACACCGCCCTCGCCGCCTACCTCGAGAAGCCCGGCCGCCGCACCTTCACCCTGGAGGTGCTCGCCGAGGAGTACCTCGCCCGCTCGCTCACCCCGGCCCCGGCCGCCGAGTCCGGCCAGCTCGCCTTCGACGCCCCGGAGGAGGACCCGACCGCCGGCGCCCAGGCGCTGATGCTCCAGGCCCGCGCCGTGCTCGACCTCGCCTCGCTGTTCGACACCCGCCTCGCCGAGGTCGGCGCCACCGGGCTGCTGCGCGACATGGAGCTGCCGATCGCCGCCCTGCTCGCCCGGATGGAGCGCACCGGCATCGCCGCCGACCGCGACTGGCTCACCGGCCTGGAGGCGCAGTTCGCCGCCGAGATCCAGCGCGTGGTCGAGGAGGCGCACGCCGCCGCCGGCCACGAGTTCAACCTCGGCTCGCCCAAGCAGCTCCAGGAGATCCTCTTCGGCGAGCTGGCGCTGCCCAAGACCAAGAAGATCAAGACCGGGTACACCACCGACGCAGACGCGCTCACCTGGCTCGCCACCCAGACCGACAACGAGCTGCCGGTGATCCTGCTGCGCCACCGCGACCAGGCCAAGCTGCGCACCACCGTCGAGGGCCTGCTCAAGACGGTCTCCCCGGCCGGGCGGATCCACACCACCTTCAACCAGATGGTCGCCGCCACCGGCCGGCTCTCCTCGCAGGACCCGAACCTGCAGAACATCCCGGTCCGCACCGAGGAGGGCCGGATGATCCGCCGGGCCTTCGTGGTCGGCGAGGGCTACGAGTCGCTGCTCACCGCCGACTACTCGCAGATCGAGCTGCGGATCATGGCCCACCTCTCCGAGGACGAGGCGCTGATCGAGGCCTTCGCCACCGGCGAGGACCTCCACACCACCGTCGCCTCCCAGGTCTTCGAGGTCCCCGGCGGCTCCGTCGACGCCGAGATGCGCCGCAAGATCAAGGCGATGTCCTACGGCCTCGCCTACGGGCTGTCCGCCTACGGGCTCTCCCAGCAGCTCGGCATCAAGCCGGCCGAGGCGCAGGGTCTGATGGACACCTACTTCGAGCGCTTCGGCGGCGTGCGCGACTACCTGCACCGGGTGGTCGAGGAGGCCCGCGCCACCGGCTACACCGAGACCCTGCTCGGCCGCCGCCGCTACCTGCCGGACCTCAACAGCGACAACCGCCAGCGCCGCGAGATGGCCGAGCGGATGGCCCTCAACGCCCCGATCCAGGGCTCCGCCGCCGACATCGTCAAGATCGCCATGCTGCGGGTGGACGAGGCGCTGCGCACGGCGGGGCTGGCCTCCCGGATGCTGCTCCAGGTGCACGACGAAATCGTGCTGGAGCTGGCC
- a CDS encoding ABC transporter ATP-binding protein, translated as MTTTDAPAPTPAPAPAPTETLLDVSGVTMRFGGLTAVNNVSLTVGRGEIIGLIGPNGAGKTTFFNCLTGLYVPTEGTVTYQGTVLPPKPHLVTQAGIARTFQNIRLFANMTVLENVQVGRHSRMHQGLLSAVLRGPGYRRSEQESRDKAMELLEFTGLAGKADHLARNLPYGEQRKLEIARALASDPGLLLLDEPTAGMNPQETRAAEELVFAIRDRGVSVLVIEHDMRFIFNLCDRTAVLVQGQKIVEGDRETVQNDERVITAYLGAPLEGTTPVTETDQ; from the coding sequence ATGACCACCACCGACGCCCCCGCCCCCACCCCGGCACCGGCACCCGCCCCCACCGAGACCCTGCTCGACGTCTCCGGCGTCACCATGCGCTTCGGCGGCCTCACCGCCGTCAACAACGTCTCCCTCACCGTCGGCCGCGGCGAGATCATCGGCCTCATCGGCCCCAACGGCGCCGGCAAGACCACCTTCTTCAACTGCCTCACCGGCCTCTACGTCCCCACCGAAGGCACCGTCACCTACCAGGGCACCGTCCTCCCCCCCAAACCCCACCTCGTCACCCAGGCCGGCATCGCCCGCACCTTCCAGAACATCCGGCTCTTCGCCAACATGACCGTCCTCGAGAACGTCCAGGTCGGCCGCCACAGCCGCATGCACCAAGGCCTCCTCTCCGCCGTCCTGCGCGGCCCCGGCTACCGCCGCTCCGAACAGGAGAGCCGCGACAAGGCCATGGAACTCCTCGAGTTCACCGGCCTCGCCGGCAAGGCCGACCACCTCGCCCGCAACCTCCCCTACGGCGAACAACGCAAGCTCGAAATCGCCCGCGCCCTCGCCTCCGACCCCGGCCTGCTGCTCCTCGACGAGCCCACCGCCGGCATGAACCCGCAGGAGACCCGCGCCGCCGAGGAACTCGTCTTCGCCATCCGCGACCGGGGCGTCTCCGTCCTCGTCATCGAGCACGACATGCGCTTCATCTTCAACCTCTGCGACCGCACCGCCGTGCTGGTCCAGGGCCAGAAGATCGTCGAGGGCGACCGCGAGACGGTCCAGAACGACGAACGCGTCATCACCGCCTACCTCGGCGCCCCGCTCGAAGGCACCACCCCCGTTACGGAGACCGACCAGTGA
- a CDS encoding response regulator — protein MSTADEQAEPLETDSPQITRIVIAEDEALIRLDLKEMLEEEGYTVVGEAGDGATAVRLVQELKPDLAILDVKMPVLDGLSAAEQIHEAHLAPVLMLTAFSQRELVDRARDAGAMAYIVKPFSKSDLVPAIEMAVSRYTEMRTLEEEIADLTQRLETRKLVDRAKSVLQTKFGLNEPAAFRWIQKTSMDRRMTMAAVAEAVIEEGEAQDKKKAEEAASE, from the coding sequence GTGAGCACCGCCGACGAGCAGGCAGAGCCGCTTGAGACCGATTCGCCCCAGATCACCCGCATTGTGATCGCCGAGGACGAGGCGCTGATCCGCCTCGACCTCAAGGAGATGCTGGAAGAGGAGGGGTACACCGTCGTCGGCGAGGCCGGGGACGGGGCGACGGCGGTCCGGCTGGTCCAGGAGCTGAAGCCGGACCTGGCGATCCTCGACGTGAAGATGCCGGTGCTGGACGGGCTGTCCGCGGCCGAGCAGATCCACGAGGCGCACCTGGCGCCGGTGCTGATGCTGACGGCGTTCTCGCAGCGCGAGCTGGTGGACCGGGCGCGGGACGCGGGTGCGATGGCGTACATCGTGAAGCCGTTCTCCAAGAGCGACCTGGTGCCGGCGATCGAGATGGCGGTGTCCCGGTACACGGAGATGCGGACGCTGGAGGAGGAGATCGCGGATCTCACCCAGCGGCTGGAGACCCGGAAGCTGGTGGACCGGGCGAAGAGCGTGCTGCAGACGAAGTTCGGGCTGAACGAGCCGGCCGCGTTCCGGTGGATCCAGAAGACCTCGATGGACCGCCGGATGACGATGGCGGCGGTGGCCGAGGCCGTGATCGAAGAGGGCGAGGCCCAGGACAAGAAGAAGGCCGAGGAGGCCGCGTCCGAGTAG
- a CDS encoding ABC transporter ATP-binding protein codes for MTALLEVQDLRVSYGKIEAVKGISFTVNQGEVTTLIGTNGAGKTTTLRTLSGLLKPTAGTITFDGQPLAAVPAHKIVALGLAHSPEGRHIFPRMTIEENLLLGAFLRNDTDGITKDVERAYGLFPILGERRKQAAGTLSGGEQQMLAMGRALMSRPKLLMLDEPSMGLSPLMMQKIMATIVELKADGTTILLVEQNAQAALSLSDRGYVMEIGSIVLQGTGADLLHDESVRKAYLGED; via the coding sequence GTGACCGCACTCCTCGAAGTCCAGGACCTCCGCGTCTCCTACGGCAAGATCGAAGCCGTCAAGGGCATCAGCTTCACCGTCAACCAGGGCGAGGTCACCACCCTGATCGGCACCAACGGCGCCGGCAAGACCACCACCCTGCGCACCCTGTCCGGCCTGCTCAAGCCCACCGCCGGCACCATCACCTTCGACGGGCAGCCCCTCGCCGCCGTCCCCGCCCACAAGATCGTCGCCCTGGGCCTGGCCCACTCCCCCGAGGGCCGGCACATCTTCCCGCGCATGACCATCGAGGAGAACCTCCTCCTCGGCGCCTTCCTGCGCAACGACACCGACGGCATCACCAAGGACGTCGAACGGGCCTACGGCCTCTTCCCCATCCTCGGCGAACGCCGCAAGCAGGCCGCCGGCACCCTCTCCGGCGGCGAGCAGCAGATGCTCGCCATGGGACGCGCCCTGATGTCCCGGCCCAAACTGCTGATGCTCGACGAGCCCTCCATGGGCCTCTCGCCGCTCATGATGCAGAAGATCATGGCGACCATCGTCGAACTCAAGGCCGACGGCACCACCATCCTGCTGGTCGAACAGAACGCCCAGGCCGCGCTCTCGCTCTCCGACCGCGGCTACGTCATGGAGATCGGCAGCATCGTCCTCCAGGGCACCGGCGCCGACCTCCTGCACGACGAGTCGGTCCGCAAGGCCTACCTCGGCGAGGACTGA